CGGCCAATAAAACGCATAGCGGGCTTTTTTATATACTCAAAGCTGTCAACCTTGAAACCATTTTGCTGCATAGTAACTACCTCTGGCATAAACAGTGCCCACTGCACAGCTGCATCACAGTCCTTTAAGTAGTTTATATATCCATATAACTCAACTGTATTTGTGCCAGTAGGTCCGGTTTTACTTCCGGCAATTAGCTCTCTTATGTTGCGTTCACGCATTGCTGAAAAATCAGAAAACACTCTGGTAACCACCGGCTGTAGTCTTGTATCATGACTATGACCCGAAAGTTCCTCATCAAACCTGTCAAGTGCCTTAAATACAGCTGGATTAACCACACCAGAGGGTTCTAACTCAAGCAGGCAGGCACGAAGCTGCGCATTTTGCTCCTTAAACCGTGTGAACACACCCTGCATTAGTATTTGCTCGTTTTCAGATATTTTATCGTCACTCCATTGTGAATTATCCAAAATCCATTCGGTCAGCGCATCAAACACATTTGGGTTTTGCTCTCTCGCCTTACCTGCCCAGGTAATAAGTCTCTTATATTTTTCTTCATTGCTCAGCTTCTCATCCTCATGCTCATAGGTATCTCTCCAATAGAACTCGTCAATTAAGCGGCGTGACATACTAAATCCTCCTTGAACTGATATATTAATGGACAGCGGATAGAATATTTTAATCTTATTCTGCTGCACCTTCGATGGAGGAAAGCCGTGAAAACGAGTAAAAGCCTTCGAAAAACTTTCACTGGAGTCATACCGATATCGCATAGCCACATCAAGGATTTTACTGTTCGGCTTCATTAATTCCTGGGCTGCACAGCTTAATCTCCTGTTACGAATGTATTCTCCGACAGTTATGCCCAAAACCACATGAAAAATAAACTGGAAATGCGAGCTTGATGAATAAACCTGTTTTGACACATCTTCAGAATTGATATCGTCAGTCAAATGATTTTCGATGTATTGTATAGCTCTCGATAAGCTTTCTATCCAATTCACATACACTCCCTCCTTCAAGGGAAATTATAGAATATCATAAATTAAAAAGTCATGTCTTTTCATACGGAGATCTGTCAAGTCTTATATCCATTTTGATATTATGAAGAAGCACTCTTCACCATATTCAACTCATCAAGGTAAATGCAGTGCCTTAATTGGTTCTTCTGATACCTTCCTCATGTGCTTTTTCACGTTCAACCGTTTGTCCTGTCGGAATTCCCCTTTCGTCGACAACATCCAAAATTCCATTTTATTACACCTTTTCATATAAAATTAGCAATTAAAGTACCATATTTACATGTGTCGTTGAGTAGCAGGTCTTTCTCCTTAATCTATATATTATCTATTCCTTTAACTCAACTTTACTTAATTATTTCAATCGTTTCTTTCCTTTAACCCCGCTGGTAGATTGTTCTTGCCAGTAATAGAATCAACTTCGATCTTATAAATATTCGTATGCTGCAATTCGGGGCAGTTGTCTACGGGATAATCCGAGAAACCACAATGACTGGTTATACTGCACATGCCGTACAGAATTTCATTGGAATCTTCAACAAGAATGCATCTACCAAAGCCAATAACACTTCTATACCGCGTTGTTATTCCGCGAGCAGTCTTTTCATAACCGAGGAAGATATCACTTTCAAAGCAGACGTTGGCATTACCATGTATATGGTCAAGCTTAGTACCTTCTTTCGCACAATGAAAATATAGCGTTAGCGTATCATTGATAACTTCGAGGCCGAAGGATACTGGTACCATATAAGGGTAATTTTCACCATTCATAGCAATCCTTAGCGTATTACAGTTCTTTAAAATATTGATGATTTCAATCATATCGGTAATTTCTCTGTCTTTTCTTCGCATCACAGTATACTCCTTTTAAGACAAACCATCTCCGCAGAGTCGAATTGCTGGAAATGATGTCTGTGAACAATTTTTTATAAAATATAAAAACTCATGTGGATAACATTTTCAAAATCATGGGAGTGATATATTCCAGTGAACATTGCTTATCTACTGCTCCAAGATTATAAGCAACCTTTGGCATTCCATAGACAACACATGATTTTTCGTCCTGTCCAATTGTTTTCGCACCTTTTCTTTTCATGGTAAGTAACCCTTTGGCCCCATCGTATCCCATTCCCGTCAGGATTACGCCAATCGCATTACTACCTGCTTCTTTTGCAACAGATTCAAACA
The nucleotide sequence above comes from Variimorphobacter saccharofermentans. Encoded proteins:
- a CDS encoding pyridoxamine 5'-phosphate oxidase family protein, whose product is MRRKDREITDMIEIINILKNCNTLRIAMNGENYPYMVPVSFGLEVINDTLTLYFHCAKEGTKLDHIHGNANVCFESDIFLGYEKTARGITTRYRSVIGFGRCILVEDSNEILYGMCSITSHCGFSDYPVDNCPELQHTNIYKIEVDSITGKNNLPAGLKERND
- a CDS encoding helix-turn-helix transcriptional regulator; this encodes MNWIESLSRAIQYIENHLTDDINSEDVSKQVYSSSSHFQFIFHVVLGITVGEYIRNRRLSCAAQELMKPNSKILDVAMRYRYDSSESFSKAFTRFHGFPPSKVQQNKIKIFYPLSINISVQGGFSMSRRLIDEFYWRDTYEHEDEKLSNEEKYKRLITWAGKAREQNPNVFDALTEWILDNSQWSDDKISENEQILMQGVFTRFKEQNAQLRACLLELEPSGVVNPAVFKALDRFDEELSGHSHDTRLQPVVTRVFSDFSAMRERNIRELIAGSKTGPTGTNTVELYGYINYLKDCDAAVQWALFMPEVVTMQQNGFKVDSFEYIKKPAMRFIGREGDELSNIEVRRRLFKTLDEMSEFNSELTYDVLFMHHYGLGVDIGPWHGVWGRFMKAETPVPEGWLYFDFEPASDGKVGPPYVSQFAYATFSGDVEAMHRREGFDSDAMYDITRNIMLGSGVNIPYPEKYWTAEVFLNGYENYSTAYMFSAEL